The proteins below are encoded in one region of Helianthus annuus cultivar XRQ/B chromosome 2, HanXRQr2.0-SUNRISE, whole genome shotgun sequence:
- the LOC110896569 gene encoding uncharacterized protein LOC110896569, which produces MLDDHCGFRSVVVGLGMDQSSWGLIRRDLVQEMDQNESIWFPIFEAWDEGYFYRHRHSLIWNSVSGCGEDHWMDFPLAGLLIAQTYGIGVHLLTTTMGASSTYFPILSPPANQQPLFIRLTHVNEIHFIHVKLEGDYPMPPAHGLWLTHRRPHMEQWEDMYLPRLEWYTSIMNPPPRLNPSLNYIDSYTEE; this is translated from the coding sequence ATGTTGGACGATCATTGTGGGTTTCGGTCTGTGGTTGTGGGCTTAGGTATGGATCAGAGTTCATGGGGGCTCATTCGAAGGGACCTTGTCCAAGAAATGGATCAGAACGAATCGATCTGGTTCCCAATATTTGAAGCATGGGATGAAGGCTACTTTTACAGGCATCGTCATAGCCTAATTTGGAATTCAGTGTCCGGTTGTGGGGAGGATCACTGGATGGACTTCCCCTTAGCAGGACTTCTTATTGCACAAACGTATGGTATCGGGGTGCACCTGTTAACGACAACCATGGGTGCGAGTTCCACTTACTTCCCGATACTAAGTCCTCCGGCTAATCAACAACCATTATTCATAAGGCTTACACATGTTAACGAGATCCACTTCATACATGTTAAGCTGGAAGGGGATTATCCTATGCCACCAGCACACGGGCTATGGTTGACCCACCGAAGACCCCATATGGAACAATGGGAAGATATGTACTTGCCACGTCTAGAATGGTATACATCGATAATGAATCCTCCGCCTAGATTAAACCCCAGTCTTAATTACATAGATAGTTATACGgaagaatga